A genome region from Arachis duranensis cultivar V14167 chromosome 8, aradu.V14167.gnm2.J7QH, whole genome shotgun sequence includes the following:
- the LOC107461415 gene encoding transcription factor MYB83: MMSKDKEEEKKNKSKNKLRKGLWSPEEDEKLMRYMMNNGQGCWGEVARNAGLQRCGKSCRLRWINYLRPDLKRGAFSPQEQQLIIHLHSLLGNRWSQIAAQLPGRTDNEIKNFWNSTIKKRCITITSSSTSQNTSESYSSWLEPHDHHNNMEGFTMMPMFSCSSSQSPSIIIDEHLPMPMENNNMHAAMGIDKGYFNNNNNNNNNNNMFVPPLLESATTSNVYFDEDVNTLHNKVVSVEEDSLISMEDWELEDLMIKSVSSPFLDFPLS; the protein is encoded by the exons ATGATGAGCAAAGacaaggaggaggagaagaagaacaagagtaaGAATAAGCTAAGGAAGGGATTATGGTCACCAGAAGAAGATGAGAAGCTGATGAGGTACATGATGAACAATGGACAAGGTTGTTGGGGTGAAGTGGCTAGGAATGCTGGCTTGCAAAGGTGTGGCAAGAGTTGTCGCCTTCGATGGATTAATTACTTGAGACCTGATCTTAAGAGAGGTGCCTTCTCACCACAAGAACAGCAACTTATCATCCATTTACATTCCCTTCTTGGCAACAG atgGTCTCAAATAGCGGCACAGTTGCCGGGTCGAACAGACAATGAAATCAAGAATTTTTGGAATTCAACAATAAAGAAAAGGTGTATAACCATCACCTCATCATCAACCTCCCAAAACACGAGTGAGTCCTACTCATCATGGCTTGAACCACATGATCATCATAACAACATGGAAGGATTTACAATGATGCCTATGTTCAGTTGCTCATCATCTCAATCACCGTCAATCATTATCGATGAGCATTTGCCTATGCCGATGGAGAATAATAACATGCATGCAGCTATGGGAATTGACAAAGGAtatttcaacaacaacaacaacaataataataataataatatgtttgTTCCTCCTTTACTAGAGAGTGCTACTACGAGCAACGTTTATTTTGATGAGGACGTAAACACTCTCCATAATAAGGTTGTTAGCGTGGAGGAGGATTCATTAATAAGCATGGAAGATTGGGAGTTGGAGGACTTGATGATCAAAAGTGTTTCCTCCCCGTTTCTTGATTTTCCGCTATCATGA
- the LOC107461537 gene encoding dicarboxylate transporter 1, chloroplastic (The sequence of the model RefSeq protein was modified relative to this genomic sequence to represent the inferred CDS: added 66 bases not found in genome assembly), which yields MASSVVLTTVFSTVPSLRPSSHHHPTPSLSYPLKRHRFTPPLQHSFNLSTKYNWSRKKLSNLSSTVRASTAGASVNPAPAPAWQGAAIKPLLASIATGVILWLAPVPSGVSKNAWQLLAIFLATIVGIITQPLPLGAVALLGLGISVLTKTLTFAAAFSGFGDPIPWLICFAFFFAKGFIKTGLGNRIAYQFVSLFGSSSLGLGYSLVFSEALLAPAIPSVSARAGGIFLPLVKSLCTACGSNPGDGTERRLGAWLSLTCFQTSVISSAMFLTGMAANPLCANLTQSSINQTIGWLDWAKAAIVPGLVSLVLVPLILYIIYPPTLKSSPDAPKLARQKLQSMGPMSSNEKIMTATLLLTVGLWVFGGVLNIDAVTAAILGLAVLLVSGVVTWKECLGEGVAWDTLTWFAALIAMAAYLNKYGLIAWFSQTVVKFVGGLGLSWQLSFGILVLLYFYSHYFFASGAAHIGAMFTAFLSVATALGTPPFFGAMVLSFLSNLMGGLTHYGIGSAPVFYGANYVPLAQWWGYGLLISIVNILIWLGLGGVWWKAIGLW from the exons ATGGCTTCCTCCGTAGTTCTAACCACCGTCTTTTCCACTGTTCCTTCTCTCCGACCCTCCTCACACCACCACCCAACTCCATCACTCTCCTATCCTCTAAAACGCCACCGGTTCACTCCGCCGCTCCAACACTCCTTCAACCTCAGCACCAAATACAATTGGAGCAGGAAAAAACTATCCAATTTAAGTAGTACAGTCAGAGCTTCAACTGCCGGAGCTTCTGTAAATCCAGCACCGGCACCGGCATGGCAAGGAGCAGCCATAAAGCCTCTCCTAGCTTCCATAGCCACTGGAGTTATCCTCTGGTTAGCTCCCGTCCCCAGCGGCGTGTCCAAAAATGCTTGGCAGCTGCTGGCAATTTTCCTGGCCACCATCGTTGGAATCATCACTCAGCCACTGCCACTCGGTGCGGTGGCGCTGTTAGGCCTCGGCATCTCGGTCCTCACAAAAACCCTGACGTTCGCGGCAGCGTTCTCAGGTTTCGGCGATCCCATCCCCTGGCTCATCTGCTTCGCTTTCTTCTTCGCCAAAGGATTCATCAAGACCGGCCTTGGAAACCGCATCGCGTACCAGTTCGTCTCCCTCTTCGGTAGCTCCTCGCTAGGGTTAGGTTACAGCCTGGTGTTCAGCGAAGCCTTGCTTGCGCCGGCGATTCCATCGGTTTCAGCGAGAGCCGGCGGGATCTTCCTGCCGCTAGTGAAGTCTCTGTGCACCGCGTGTGGTAGTAACCCCGGCGACGGAACAGAGAGGAGGCTAGGTGCGTGGTTATCGTTGACGTGTTTCCAgacttcagtaatatcttcggCTATGTTCCTGACGGGGATGGCGGCTAACCCTCTGTGCGCGAATCTGACTCAAAGCTCAATCAATCAAACAATTGGTTGGTTGGATTGGGCCAAAGCCGCCATTGTTCCAGGTTTAGTGTCGTTGGTGTTAGTCCCTTTGATATTATACATCATTTACCCGCCAACTCTGAAATCAAGCCCCGATGCTCCCAAGCTTGCGCGTCAGAAGTTGCAGAGCATGGGTCCTATGTCTTCTAATGAGAAGATTATGACTGCTACCTTACTTCTTACg GTGGGACTTTGGGTGTTTGGAGGAGTTCTTAACATAGATGCTGTAACTGCTGCGATTCTTGGA GATACTCTCACTTGGTTTGCTGCTCTCATTGCAATGGCTGCCTACTTAAATAAATATGGCCTCATTGCTTGGTTCAGCCAAACTGTAGTCAAg TTTGTGGGAGGATTAGGTCTGTCATGGCAACTATCATTTGGGATTCTAGTACTTTTGTATTTCTACTCGCATTACTTCTTTGCAAGTGGAGCTGCTCATATCGGTGCCATGTTCACTGCCTTCCTCTCTGTAGCCACTGCGTTGGGGACTCCTCCATTCTTTGGAGCCATGGTGCTATCATTCCTGTCCAACCTCATGGGTGGTCTTACCCACTATGGAATTGGCTCGGCTCCTGTATTCTATGGAGCCAACTATGTGCCCCTTGCTCAATGGTGGGGCTATGGCTTGCTTATCAGTATCGTTAATATTCTTATCTGGTTGGGTCTTGGGGGTGTTTGGTGGAAAGCTATTGGCTTGTGGTAA